TCAGATCCACACGGACGTGTTCATCGCCGAGAACGGGTCGGCAGTGGTGACCGTCGACTATCAGTTCCAGCTCACCGACGAGAACCGTTCCGCCGAGGAGTGGGAGGAATTGCAAGCGAACGTCTCCAACAATACGGACTGGTACGTCGAGGAGGAGCGACGAGGGTGGAACGAAACCCTCTCGAAAGGGGAGAACGAAACCGGACGGGATATGGCGATCTCGAACGTCTCCATCTCCACTGAGACGGATTCCGCACCGGAGGAGATCGGCCACGTGATCGTCACCTTCGAGTGGTCCGAATTCGCGCTCGTCGAACTCAACCGGATCGAGGCCGGTGCCGCGCTCTCCGGGTTTACCCTCTCCGACGGCACGACGTTGCAACTCCGATGGCCGGAAGCGTACGCCGTCTACGAAAACGAGGGCGAGCCACAGGTCGATCCGTCGCCGGCCGACTCGTCCGAGCTCGATGGGGCCGTCACCTGGAACGGCGAGGAGACCGAATTCACGGACGACCAGCCGCGGATCGTCCTGATCGAGAACGGTGACGCGGCCACTGAACCGTCGCCGTCCGAGGACGGACCGTCGATGCCGTGGGCCATCGTCGCTCTCGCCCTCGCTCTGCTGGCCGTCGTCGGCGCAGCCGGCTGGTTGATCGGGCGGAACCGATCCGGCGACGTCGGGATCGAGGCCGAGTCCGGTACCATCCAACGGACCGACGGGTCCGTCGAAGCCGAGTCGAACGCAGCCAGCGGCCCGCCGCCCGAACTGCTGAGCAACGAGGAACGGGTTCTGCGGCTGCTCGAGAAACGCGGCGGTCGGGTCAAACAACAGGAGGTCGTGTCGGAACTCGAGTGGACCGAGGCCAAGACGAGCCAGGTCGTCGGCGAGCTGCGCGAGAACGACGAGATCGACGTGTTCCGAATCGGGCGGGAGAACGTGCTGGCGTTGCCCGACGAGGAGTAGCGTCCGCGTTCGGTTCTCCGTTCCCGCCGCGTTCTCCGCTCCGTTGCCGAATCCCCGGCTGCGGACCGCAGGGAGTGCGATGTAGCAGGATTTAATACTCTGGGACAGATGTGTCCTACCAATGAGCCACCCCGTCGGTACCGCGATTGCCGTTCCCGGCACCGACGGGACCGTCGCTCGGCGGCGACCGCGGCGACTCCGGCCGGGCCTCTGAGCCCGTACTATACTACTCCCCCTGTTCCGGTTTGTTTCACCTTTCCCGAAAACCCATTATTTTCGGTTAGCAGCGCCTCTATTGCCATTTTACGGAATCTAAACCAACGTCCTTAAGTCTCTCCTGGGGTTTCACTCGAGTACGATATGACCCGCGTGGCACTTGCGTTCTCGGGCGGCTTGGACACGACCGTCTGTGTCCCGCTGCTCGAGGAGGAATACGGATACGACGACGTGATCGGCGTTACCGTCGACGTCGGCCAGCCGGCCGAGGAGTTCGACGAAGCCGAAGAAACCGCCGAGGCGCTCGGCCTGGAACACTACGTCGTCGACGCGCGAGAGGAATTCGCTCAACTCTGTCTCGAGAGCGTTCGCGCGAACGCGACCTATCAGGGCTACCCGCTGGGAACGGCGCTCGCCCGTCCGGTGATCGCGAAGGCGATCCTGGAGGTCGCGGAGGAACAGGACTGTACGGGTATCGCCCACGGCTGTACGGGCAAGGGCAACGACCAACTGCGCTTCGAGGCCGTCTGGCGCGACTCGGATCTCGAGGTCATCGCTCCCGTGCGCGAACTCGGGCTCACCCGCGAGTGGGAGAAGGAGTACGCCGCAGAGAAGAACCTCCCCGTCGAGGGTGGCAGCGGCGGCGACTGGTCGATCGACACCAACATCTGGAGCCGCTCGGTCGAGGGCGACGACCTCGAGGATCCCAACTATGTCCCGCCGACGGA
This portion of the Natrinema salinisoli genome encodes:
- a CDS encoding helix-turn-helix transcriptional regulator, whose product is MDVRGLRALICVLVVVATSIAFAPASIAIADAGAQRATLQDEPTSDGEDTNATPELGEADQIHTDVFIAENGSAVVTVDYQFQLTDENRSAEEWEELQANVSNNTDWYVEEERRGWNETLSKGENETGRDMAISNVSISTETDSAPEEIGHVIVTFEWSEFALVELNRIEAGAALSGFTLSDGTTLQLRWPEAYAVYENEGEPQVDPSPADSSELDGAVTWNGEETEFTDDQPRIVLIENGDAATEPSPSEDGPSMPWAIVALALALLAVVGAAGWLIGRNRSGDVGIEAESGTIQRTDGSVEAESNAASGPPPELLSNEERVLRLLEKRGGRVKQQEVVSELEWTEAKTSQVVGELRENDEIDVFRIGRENVLALPDEE